In a genomic window of Alteromonas gilva:
- a CDS encoding YkoF family thiamine/hydroxymethylpyrimidine-binding protein, producing the protein MQVMVELSLYPLVNEFIPPIKAFIERLNNYPRLTVTTCSTSTQVHGDYSEVMQILGAEMQRTHEEVGQAVFVAKFLNYDAMQSRQVNDD; encoded by the coding sequence ATGCAAGTCATGGTTGAACTGTCGTTGTATCCACTTGTGAATGAGTTTATTCCGCCTATCAAAGCCTTTATTGAGCGGCTGAATAATTACCCAAGGTTAACCGTCACAACCTGTTCAACCAGTACCCAGGTGCACGGCGATTACAGTGAGGTGATGCAAATTCTCGGCGCAGAAATGCAGCGTACTCATGAAGAAGTCGGTCAGGCTGTGTTTGTGGCGAAGTTTCTTAACTACGATGCCATGCAAAGCAGACAGGTAAACGATGACTGA
- a CDS encoding GNAT family N-acetyltransferase: protein MNNFQEKLKGWLWQRQQDQSHRQLLVVSGSQTFCRSVLSTLTEEYPKSATTLLGRSLYSFSKAQELKRYRHLLGSECQLAIYDAFDALRPNAVLALAGTVARGGLMVICCPPLTQWAGYQEQTSGHYLSYGETCLTSPLRQYLAAEFKHGKSVALYSEDGELSLPLGTFACAPAGVRPPAPFATEDQHRIFSQIAARLNGLRCALITAHRGRGKSTLMGMVAGQSLLNNTPVIVTSRHESAAEMVFKGLALTCPDIVQIAPQQYSYNGVLCSWLPLDHPSLNNPDNHLVIIDEAAATPIPQLKQLCSAASRVLLSTTMIGYEGSGRGFITRFIPWLTNQYDALAHYSLQTPVRWFAGDPLEHFWHSAFGLNTAEGPLAQINQPNSPLAHNRVRINTVDRSSLVVEHKEQILGLLMQAHYQTTADELVRLTDSPNQHTLTATSRGTVIGVLHYQLEGSHYLKPVADAVASGTRRVNGHLSAQALALLVADPQFATFSYWRINRIAVLPSYRRKGVGRKLVEALKAMAKAANIDGITTSFGTTDELVCFWQRQQFVAVKPGLKKDAASGEYSLLMLRPISEALSAHSALIDYRYGQELKLHPAPKSFARYVVKPLSDKAITDACNHRILTALVDKHRSIQHSNAAVAWLLTQIESESIPPGLQVSYEVLSHYIAMLNTPKMFIQRYTLNGKRAAEDYVVEHLTRLYQHTD from the coding sequence GTGAACAACTTCCAAGAAAAATTAAAGGGCTGGCTGTGGCAGCGCCAACAAGACCAATCCCATCGCCAATTATTAGTGGTTTCTGGCAGTCAGACCTTCTGTCGCAGTGTGTTAAGCACGCTGACCGAAGAATACCCAAAAAGCGCAACAACGTTGCTTGGCCGTTCATTATACTCTTTTAGTAAAGCACAGGAGCTCAAGCGCTACCGCCATTTGCTGGGCAGTGAATGTCAACTCGCCATATATGATGCCTTTGATGCGTTGCGCCCCAATGCGGTATTAGCCCTGGCCGGCACGGTTGCTCGTGGTGGCTTAATGGTTATATGCTGCCCGCCGTTGACACAATGGGCCGGGTATCAGGAGCAAACCTCAGGGCATTATCTCAGTTACGGCGAAACCTGCCTGACCAGCCCCCTCCGCCAATACCTCGCGGCTGAATTTAAACACGGCAAAAGTGTTGCGCTTTACAGCGAAGACGGTGAGCTATCGTTGCCCCTTGGGACGTTTGCCTGTGCCCCGGCAGGCGTTCGCCCACCGGCGCCCTTTGCGACCGAAGATCAGCATAGGATCTTTAGTCAAATAGCCGCCAGACTGAACGGCCTGAGGTGTGCACTTATTACCGCGCATAGAGGACGAGGCAAATCTACCCTGATGGGTATGGTGGCCGGCCAATCACTGTTAAACAACACGCCGGTAATCGTTACCAGTCGCCATGAATCAGCAGCCGAAATGGTGTTTAAGGGGCTGGCACTCACCTGCCCTGATATTGTACAAATCGCCCCACAGCAATACAGTTATAACGGCGTACTGTGCAGTTGGCTGCCACTTGATCACCCTTCCCTGAATAATCCGGATAACCATCTGGTTATCATCGATGAAGCTGCAGCAACACCTATACCGCAGTTAAAACAGCTCTGCAGTGCTGCTTCAAGGGTTCTGCTGAGCACTACAATGATAGGTTATGAGGGCTCAGGCCGGGGCTTTATTACTCGTTTTATCCCATGGCTGACTAATCAATACGACGCCCTGGCCCATTACAGCTTACAAACTCCGGTACGCTGGTTTGCCGGCGATCCGCTGGAACACTTTTGGCACAGCGCTTTTGGTCTCAATACCGCCGAAGGGCCGCTAGCGCAGATAAACCAACCGAACTCTCCCCTGGCACATAACCGGGTCAGGATTAACACAGTTGACCGTTCCTCACTTGTCGTCGAGCACAAAGAGCAAATATTAGGCTTATTAATGCAAGCCCATTACCAGACCACAGCCGATGAACTGGTGAGATTAACCGATAGCCCCAACCAGCATACGCTCACAGCCACGAGCAGAGGTACAGTCATCGGCGTGCTGCATTATCAGTTAGAAGGCAGCCACTATCTTAAGCCGGTTGCTGACGCTGTTGCTTCAGGAACCCGGCGCGTTAACGGGCATCTTTCGGCACAAGCCTTGGCCCTGCTTGTTGCGGATCCACAGTTTGCTACATTCAGTTACTGGCGCATTAACCGCATTGCGGTGCTTCCCTCATACCGGCGCAAAGGCGTGGGCAGGAAGCTCGTTGAAGCACTTAAGGCGATGGCGAAAGCAGCCAACATAGATGGCATCACTACGTCATTTGGCACCACCGATGAACTTGTCTGCTTTTGGCAGCGACAACAGTTTGTAGCAGTAAAACCAGGCTTAAAAAAAGACGCTGCCAGCGGAGAGTACAGTTTACTCATGCTAAGGCCAATTTCCGAAGCCTTGTCTGCGCATAGTGCATTGATTGATTATCGCTACGGACAAGAATTAAAGCTGCACCCTGCCCCAAAATCGTTTGCCCGTTATGTCGTCAAACCCTTAAGCGATAAGGCCATTACCGATGCTTGTAATCACAGGATCCTTACCGCACTGGTAGACAAACACAGAAGCATTCAGCACAGTAATGCGGCCGTAGCCTGGCTACTCACGCAAATTGAGTCAGAATCGATACCACCGGGTTTACAGGTGAGTTACGAGGTACTTAGCCACTATATTGCAATGCTTAACACGCCCAAAATGTTCATCCAACGCTATACACTTAACGGTAAACGCGCGGCAGAAGACTACGTCGTAGAACATCTCACGCGCCTCTATCAGCACACGGATTAA
- a CDS encoding MotA/TolQ/ExbB proton channel family protein, giving the protein MVYLIGLWESVRDFIATGGDVLYFVAAALFLMWVLMIERYWYLTSVFPKMKKQIIQDWKARSDTTSWYAHKIRDAWISQASDDLNARMLIIRTLVAMCPLIGLLGTVTGMISVFETMATQGTSNARLMAGGISMATIPTMAGMVAALSGLFISSRLEARVKIAREKLVDSLPYH; this is encoded by the coding sequence ATGGTTTACCTGATTGGATTATGGGAATCGGTCAGGGACTTTATCGCTACCGGCGGTGACGTACTTTACTTCGTTGCTGCCGCGCTCTTTCTCATGTGGGTTTTAATGATTGAGCGCTACTGGTATTTGACATCAGTGTTTCCAAAAATGAAAAAGCAAATTATTCAGGATTGGAAAGCACGTTCAGATACTACGTCATGGTATGCGCATAAAATTCGTGACGCGTGGATCTCCCAGGCTTCAGATGATCTGAATGCCAGGATGCTAATTATCCGAACATTGGTTGCGATGTGTCCATTGATTGGGCTACTAGGCACCGTTACAGGGATGATTAGCGTGTTTGAGACAATGGCAACGCAGGGTACGAGTAACGCACGTCTTATGGCTGGCGGTATCTCAATGGCGACAATTCCGACAATGGCCGGTATGGTTGCAGCGCTGTCTGGACTGTTCATCAGTTCTCGTCTTGAAGCGAGAGTTAAGATAGCGCGGGAAAAGCTAGTTGATAGCTTGCCGTATCATTAG
- a CDS encoding energy transducer TonB, which translates to MVRFIASILLGAAIAFGLFVVMAKLIENSARPVDEIPDAPIIDVVMQPPEEDVQTRTRVPPPPPPPPQQPPKMEPVEPEDAEPDTDGFSLDIPGVDTGGVGVNIGGVGAMQSDGEATPIVRINPKYPPQAARDGKEGWVKLQFTIMEDGSVDDIDVIDADPKRIFDREARRALAKWKYKPKIVDGKPVKQFNMFVQLDFKLEQ; encoded by the coding sequence ATGGTACGATTTATCGCTTCTATATTATTAGGCGCCGCTATTGCTTTCGGTCTATTCGTAGTAATGGCGAAGCTTATTGAAAACTCAGCGCGACCGGTAGATGAAATACCTGATGCGCCGATAATCGATGTGGTTATGCAGCCACCAGAAGAGGATGTTCAAACGCGGACTCGTGTTCCACCACCACCGCCGCCTCCGCCACAACAGCCGCCTAAAATGGAGCCTGTTGAGCCGGAAGATGCAGAGCCTGATACTGATGGTTTCAGCCTGGATATCCCAGGTGTTGATACCGGTGGTGTAGGGGTCAACATCGGTGGAGTTGGTGCAATGCAATCTGATGGTGAAGCAACCCCGATTGTTCGTATTAACCCGAAGTATCCACCACAGGCTGCCCGTGATGGTAAAGAAGGTTGGGTAAAACTGCAGTTTACGATCATGGAAGACGGTTCGGTTGATGATATTGATGTTATCGACGCAGATCCGAAACGTATCTTTGATCGTGAAGCTCGCCGAGCGTTGGCTAAGTGGAAGTACAAGCCTAAGATCGTTGACGGTAAGCCAGTGAAGCAGTTTAATATGTTTGTTCAACTAGACTTTAAACTGGAGCAATAA
- a CDS encoding TonB-dependent receptor: protein MKLHTTLLSLSLLSVSVNLAAQQNDSADENIEKVTVYGDFYQRTLDQLSASASVIDNARIQNRQAVHIDSLLRVAPNVNFSSGASRGRFIQIRGIGERSQFAEPINPSVSIMVDDFDFTGLGAAAVLFDTQQVEVFRGPQATVFGTGALAGAVLIKSTAADAEQADYGLFSKATQNSHRLELGKSVAVSDNLHLRGALLHNRSDGFVRNTYLNRDNTNNIDESAVKLAAKYQYGDDVTLTLNYRWYDIDNGFDAFSLDNTRETLSDEPGFDRQQTHALSANVLTQLASGDMHFIFTHASNNIDYGFDEDWTYTGFHPWGYTSTDYYYRDVDTNTVEVRFVSDDSLRLFDDTTSWVIGARIKNNQEDLLREYTYNDGDFISRFQPITKALYGELDSELSDKLTATLSLRLENYDFSYADNAGLSRDNDSTMLGGKFALSYQLGEQVLYGSISRGFKGAGINPDQNVTEANRFYDEEYNWNYELGVKGRFAPNVTARLAAFVMKRQDTQVSDYELQYREDGSAEFIDIIANADLGTNQGVEAEVSVQLADNWSLDMSAGYLDAYFEGYVQADGTEVTEQQQAQAPKYTANMLSRFDITDTLRWNIEVDYVDSYRFSDGHDVTAPSRVLVHTQLSWQQQDWEATLWVNNAFDRTHYTRGFGGFSNDPRDFYEFDEPYYQLGDGRQTGVTVRYHF from the coding sequence ATGAAATTACACACAACATTATTGTCGCTCTCGTTACTTAGCGTATCGGTAAATCTTGCCGCTCAGCAAAACGACAGTGCCGACGAGAACATCGAAAAAGTCACTGTTTATGGTGATTTTTACCAGCGTACACTTGACCAGCTCAGCGCCAGTGCGTCGGTGATTGATAATGCCCGTATTCAAAACCGTCAGGCCGTTCACATAGATTCGTTACTGCGCGTTGCGCCTAATGTTAATTTTTCCAGCGGTGCATCCCGCGGGCGCTTTATTCAGATTCGTGGTATTGGCGAACGCAGCCAGTTTGCCGAGCCGATAAATCCTTCGGTCAGCATTATGGTTGACGATTTTGACTTTACCGGGTTAGGTGCTGCCGCGGTATTGTTTGATACCCAACAGGTCGAAGTATTCAGAGGTCCTCAGGCTACCGTATTTGGCACCGGAGCCCTGGCCGGAGCGGTATTAATTAAGTCTACCGCGGCCGATGCCGAACAAGCCGACTACGGTTTGTTTAGCAAAGCCACGCAAAATAGTCACCGCCTGGAGTTAGGTAAAAGTGTTGCGGTATCCGACAATCTCCATCTTCGTGGAGCATTGTTGCACAACCGCAGTGACGGCTTCGTGCGCAATACCTACTTAAACCGGGACAATACCAATAATATCGACGAGTCGGCGGTTAAACTGGCTGCTAAATATCAGTACGGTGATGACGTGACGCTCACGTTAAACTACCGCTGGTATGATATCGACAACGGTTTCGATGCGTTTTCACTGGATAACACCCGGGAAACCCTGTCTGATGAGCCGGGCTTTGATCGCCAGCAAACACATGCGCTCAGTGCAAACGTGCTCACACAACTGGCCAGCGGTGACATGCATTTTATTTTTACCCATGCCAGCAACAACATCGATTACGGGTTTGATGAAGACTGGACTTACACCGGTTTCCACCCGTGGGGTTATACCTCCACTGACTATTATTATCGTGATGTTGATACCAATACCGTTGAAGTCCGGTTTGTAAGTGATGACAGCCTGAGATTGTTCGACGACACCACGTCGTGGGTGATTGGCGCGCGCATTAAAAACAACCAGGAAGACTTACTGCGGGAATACACTTACAACGACGGCGACTTTATCAGCCGCTTCCAACCTATAACAAAAGCCCTGTATGGCGAACTCGACAGTGAACTCAGCGATAAGCTCACTGCGACCTTGTCGTTGCGACTGGAAAATTACGACTTTTCCTATGCTGATAATGCCGGCCTTAGTCGGGACAACGACTCGACCATGCTGGGTGGCAAGTTTGCGCTGAGTTATCAACTGGGCGAACAGGTGCTTTACGGCAGTATCTCCCGTGGTTTTAAAGGCGCCGGGATCAACCCTGACCAAAACGTCACCGAAGCCAATCGTTTTTACGATGAAGAATATAACTGGAATTACGAATTAGGCGTAAAAGGTCGCTTTGCCCCCAATGTGACAGCGCGGCTTGCTGCCTTCGTCATGAAACGCCAGGACACCCAGGTGAGTGATTACGAACTGCAATATCGAGAGGATGGCTCAGCCGAGTTTATCGATATCATTGCCAATGCTGATCTTGGCACCAATCAGGGTGTTGAAGCCGAAGTGAGCGTGCAGTTGGCAGATAATTGGTCGCTGGATATGTCCGCCGGCTATCTGGATGCGTATTTTGAGGGGTATGTGCAGGCCGATGGTACCGAGGTGACTGAGCAGCAACAGGCGCAGGCCCCGAAATACACGGCGAATATGCTTAGCCGGTTTGATATTACCGACACCTTGCGTTGGAATATTGAAGTGGACTATGTCGACAGTTACCGCTTTTCTGATGGTCACGATGTAACGGCACCGTCGCGCGTACTGGTACACACTCAGCTGAGCTGGCAACAGCAGGACTGGGAAGCCACGTTGTGGGTAAATAATGCCTTTGATCGCACTCATTATACCCGTGGCTTTGGTGGCTTTAGTAACGATCCGCGCGATTTTTATGAGTTTGACGAACCCTATTATCAGCTTGGTGATGGCCGTCAAACCGGTGTAACCGTACGTTACCACTTTTAG
- a CDS encoding GNAT family N-acetyltransferase, with protein MIALRDFTQNDMGNLVTILNDAAVTQFLSPKIPFPYTTEDALWWVEEGSRGDLTKAISVDGQLVGCIGVTRGDYEYQKSGEIGSWIAREYWRKGIAGSAIQQITDVVFSGTDIVRLFATVFSGNIASMRLLLKSGFTQEAVLQKAIFKNGQYFDSHIFAKLRPLNNTE; from the coding sequence ATGATTGCTCTTCGGGACTTTACCCAAAATGATATGGGTAATCTGGTTACCATTCTTAACGACGCGGCCGTTACCCAGTTTCTGTCGCCCAAAATTCCTTTTCCCTATACCACAGAAGATGCGCTTTGGTGGGTAGAGGAGGGAAGCCGTGGTGACTTAACCAAAGCGATTTCCGTTGATGGCCAGCTCGTCGGGTGCATTGGTGTAACACGTGGAGATTATGAATATCAGAAATCAGGTGAAATCGGGTCCTGGATAGCACGAGAGTATTGGCGCAAGGGCATTGCAGGGTCTGCCATTCAGCAAATCACCGATGTGGTGTTTTCAGGCACAGACATAGTGCGTTTATTTGCAACGGTATTTTCGGGCAATATTGCGTCAATGCGGTTACTTTTAAAATCCGGCTTTACACAGGAAGCGGTACTGCAAAAAGCTATCTTTAAAAATGGTCAGTACTTTGATAGTCATATCTTTGCGAAACTCAGACCGCTTAACAATACGGAGTAA
- a CDS encoding ExbD/TolR family protein: MARKVRTEEEDAAIDMTPMLDIVFIMLIFFIVTTVFVKEAGIDVNKPDASRAFLHKNANIFIAVTEDGDVWLDKREVSVDSVRANLERLLTEQPTDYVFIQADVKAKHGVVVEVMDQVKAAGIDRIAVAARN, from the coding sequence ATGGCTCGAAAAGTCAGAACCGAAGAGGAAGATGCAGCGATTGACATGACGCCCATGTTGGACATCGTGTTTATCATGCTGATCTTCTTTATCGTGACAACCGTTTTCGTAAAAGAAGCCGGTATAGATGTTAATAAGCCCGATGCGAGCCGAGCGTTTCTACACAAAAATGCAAACATTTTCATTGCTGTTACAGAGGATGGTGATGTTTGGTTAGATAAACGTGAGGTGTCGGTAGACAGTGTCAGGGCTAATCTAGAGCGATTACTAACGGAGCAACCAACTGATTATGTGTTTATTCAGGCTGATGTTAAGGCCAAACACGGGGTGGTTGTTGAAGTCATGGACCAGGTTAAAGCTGCAGGCATTGACCGTATAGCGGTAGCAGCGAGGAACTAA
- a CDS encoding helix-turn-helix domain-containing protein, whose product MSVTYTGTFWSGVSRALLSLRRDKHLPTPAEQETLKALSDIESSNYPIEQLNDLLSKLFLCEVPEHIGQSILGYFDFTRMGTIHCYVSMARDISAALDGLTQFNSPLFDASETFTVEQSDTAVKLIITAHYLAEMEPPIVAFLLALFRHIAGREFDFIAIETKYAHHWWPLAPVSKATLTHHSRALVVTFAPQWLNRPSYFYSPKLQSILVKNLQHHSPSNFKHELLQVFRQFPAPAKIRAEAVADAMGLTESVFRRKLRDEKLSFSALLKSHIHEQSVSQLLRGTRIDHLSEQLGFSDRRSFDRSFKEFTGVSPAQLRQIGSRLRFQRGNQALTEITENLPPLPETITEIINLSEQQLGVDKLVTLISADPVFRAHVMGKASRALYGNIPGSLEQAIGRNLGVSNVKYLAVLFAAQQYLTVQSVHPNVPGMIDAMLLSHALFERTFASEYSAEDNALIAQLLLFGPLALLLIFHTEHLDAKDFLAAWQQSGSFNDFIHCLTNEYNLCLYGASTLMLIRWGFTSNVNQSLWRLCQDRDSKVSQRIKFCHSLAFDKLCFNQNTGTLQTDESLFSAQQATTAEDLLNNW is encoded by the coding sequence ATGTCAGTAACTTACACTGGAACGTTCTGGTCGGGAGTAAGCCGTGCACTGCTCTCATTGCGTCGCGATAAACATTTACCTACGCCAGCAGAGCAGGAAACGCTTAAGGCACTGAGCGACATAGAATCCAGTAACTACCCCATTGAACAGCTCAACGACCTGCTCAGCAAACTGTTTTTGTGCGAGGTACCCGAGCACATAGGCCAGTCAATTCTCGGCTATTTTGATTTTACCCGAATGGGCACGATTCACTGCTATGTATCGATGGCCAGGGATATCAGTGCCGCACTGGATGGACTAACTCAGTTTAACAGCCCCTTATTTGACGCCTCAGAGACCTTTACCGTCGAACAAAGTGATACGGCAGTCAAACTCATTATTACTGCTCACTACCTGGCAGAAATGGAGCCACCAATTGTGGCTTTTCTGCTGGCGTTATTCAGGCACATTGCCGGGCGCGAATTCGATTTTATCGCCATTGAAACCAAATATGCGCATCACTGGTGGCCTCTTGCACCGGTTAGCAAAGCAACACTGACTCACCATTCGCGTGCCCTGGTTGTTACCTTCGCGCCGCAATGGCTTAACCGTCCCTCATACTTTTATAGCCCTAAATTACAGAGTATCCTGGTAAAAAACCTGCAGCATCATTCACCATCCAATTTTAAACATGAACTGCTGCAAGTGTTTCGACAGTTTCCAGCGCCGGCTAAAATTCGTGCCGAAGCGGTGGCCGATGCCATGGGGTTAACTGAATCGGTATTTCGGCGCAAGCTGCGTGACGAAAAGCTCTCATTCAGCGCTTTGTTAAAATCGCATATTCATGAACAGAGTGTCAGCCAGCTACTGCGTGGCACCAGGATTGACCACTTATCTGAGCAACTGGGCTTTTCAGACCGCCGTTCCTTTGATCGGAGCTTTAAAGAATTTACTGGCGTGAGCCCTGCCCAACTGCGACAAATCGGCAGCCGTCTGCGCTTTCAGCGGGGTAATCAGGCATTAACTGAGATTACCGAGAACCTGCCACCTCTGCCCGAAACCATAACAGAGATCATCAATTTGTCGGAGCAACAGCTCGGGGTCGACAAACTGGTAACACTTATCTCCGCTGATCCGGTTTTTCGTGCCCACGTTATGGGGAAAGCCAGCCGCGCATTATATGGCAATATTCCGGGCTCGCTGGAACAGGCCATCGGTCGTAATCTTGGGGTCAGTAACGTGAAATACCTGGCGGTATTATTTGCTGCCCAACAGTATCTCACTGTGCAAAGCGTTCATCCGAACGTGCCGGGCATGATTGATGCCATGTTATTGAGTCACGCACTATTTGAGCGCACTTTTGCAAGCGAATACAGTGCAGAAGACAACGCCCTGATTGCGCAGCTTCTATTGTTCGGACCGCTGGCATTGTTACTCATTTTTCACACCGAGCATCTCGACGCTAAAGATTTTTTAGCCGCCTGGCAGCAAAGTGGGTCTTTTAACGACTTTATCCATTGTCTTACCAACGAATACAATCTTTGCCTTTATGGCGCATCCACCCTGATGCTGATCAGGTGGGGCTTTACCTCCAATGTCAACCAGTCGCTCTGGCGGCTTTGCCAGGACCGGGATTCAAAAGTCAGCCAACGCATTAAATTCTGCCACAGCCTGGCGTTTGATAAACTTTGCTTTAATCAAAATACCGGAACACTGCAAACAGACGAATCGCTGTTTAGTGCGCAACAAGCCACAACGGCTGAGGATTTATTGAACAACTGGTAA
- the pnuC gene encoding nicotinamide riboside transporter PnuC codes for MTEQAVTQFAGQVAGTSLAEWLAVLLAIAYVLLAARQSAWCWMAAFISTAIYTWLFWQVTLPFQSALNIFYMIMAVYGYWQWHHQPGETRQVQSKPLRWHLLMVAALTVVAILLGKLAGTQFSGEYLWLDAAINVFSVATTFMVAHKILQNWIYWFVINSAAVFLYWQSGLVLSACLFLGYVGFSIYGYSQWRVQWSKCYQSNS; via the coding sequence ATGACTGAGCAGGCGGTGACTCAATTTGCCGGGCAGGTCGCTGGCACCTCGTTAGCTGAATGGCTGGCAGTACTGCTCGCCATCGCCTATGTGCTGCTTGCGGCACGGCAAAGTGCCTGGTGTTGGATGGCGGCGTTTATCAGCACCGCTATTTATACCTGGTTGTTTTGGCAGGTCACACTGCCATTTCAGTCGGCGCTGAATATTTTTTATATGATCATGGCGGTTTACGGTTACTGGCAGTGGCATCATCAACCGGGCGAGACACGGCAGGTGCAGTCAAAGCCGCTGCGCTGGCATCTGTTGATGGTTGCTGCGTTAACCGTGGTGGCCATACTGCTCGGTAAATTAGCCGGTACACAATTTAGCGGTGAGTATTTGTGGCTGGATGCGGCCATTAACGTTTTTAGTGTGGCAACCACCTTTATGGTGGCGCACAAAATATTGCAGAACTGGATTTACTGGTTCGTGATTAACAGTGCGGCAGTCTTTCTTTACTGGCAAAGTGGGCTGGTATTATCGGCATGCCTGTTCCTCGGGTACGTCGGGTTTTCGATTTATGGGTATAGCCAGTGGAGAGTGCAATGGTCAAAGTGTTACCAGAGCAACAGCTGA
- a CDS encoding tetratricopeptide repeat protein, whose amino-acid sequence MKSKMFKKSLVVAALTLSSAVAAPAFAQQGGKEPKPVGPVVCPGYEKGNTNLVGQRVGKKVQSAYEAYGEDLLDEAIQMLRDIDADEDFDKAYVNRLLGNMLATKEGKGGEALSLLVSSVKPKVLNDLEHAQTLKLVADLSLQEQEYKQAVEYYQSWLDFTCKEEPEVYLRMANAFYELKDYDSVIAPADKAIELYEKPNINAYVMKLSSFYERKMYSETISVAEDIVNTFPDEGKWWTQLGQFYLMVEDFKKSLSTLEIAYNAGFIEKQNLLKMLSQLYATNDMPFKSAEFLAENIENGRIERNADNLASVANSYHQALEYEKAAKYYEQAAKLSSDPEYYRKQGVLLLTAEDYKGAITALKNALDRGVEDPAKVHFSLMEANFYAGDFKQAYVHIQEAKKDRSLRRNANAWEPYIKQKAKNRGINI is encoded by the coding sequence TTGAAATCCAAAATGTTTAAAAAGTCATTAGTAGTTGCAGCATTGACTTTAAGCTCTGCGGTTGCCGCCCCTGCGTTCGCGCAGCAAGGTGGAAAAGAACCTAAGCCAGTTGGCCCGGTTGTTTGTCCTGGATATGAAAAGGGCAATACCAACCTGGTTGGTCAGCGTGTGGGCAAGAAAGTACAAAGTGCATACGAGGCTTACGGCGAAGATTTGCTTGATGAAGCTATTCAGATGCTACGGGATATCGATGCAGATGAAGACTTCGATAAAGCTTATGTAAACCGCTTGCTGGGTAACATGTTGGCAACCAAGGAAGGTAAAGGTGGTGAAGCACTTAGCCTTTTGGTGTCATCAGTTAAACCCAAGGTACTGAACGACCTTGAGCATGCGCAAACGCTGAAGCTGGTCGCCGACCTGAGTTTACAGGAGCAGGAATATAAGCAAGCTGTTGAATATTATCAGTCTTGGTTAGATTTCACCTGTAAAGAAGAACCTGAAGTATATTTGCGCATGGCAAATGCGTTCTATGAACTGAAGGATTATGACTCGGTCATTGCGCCGGCAGACAAGGCGATTGAGCTTTATGAAAAGCCCAACATCAACGCTTATGTTATGAAGCTATCTTCATTTTACGAACGTAAAATGTATTCTGAAACTATTTCGGTTGCAGAAGACATTGTTAATACGTTCCCTGATGAAGGTAAATGGTGGACACAGTTAGGGCAATTTTATCTGATGGTAGAGGATTTTAAAAAGTCGCTCTCCACACTGGAAATTGCTTACAATGCAGGCTTTATAGAAAAGCAAAACCTGCTGAAAATGCTGTCACAGCTGTACGCGACAAACGATATGCCATTCAAGTCAGCCGAGTTTTTGGCTGAGAATATCGAGAATGGCAGAATCGAGCGTAATGCCGATAATTTAGCATCGGTTGCGAACAGTTATCACCAGGCTCTGGAGTATGAGAAAGCTGCCAAGTATTACGAGCAAGCTGCTAAACTCTCATCTGACCCTGAGTACTATCGCAAGCAAGGTGTTCTGTTGTTAACAGCAGAAGACTACAAAGGTGCGATTACAGCGTTGAAGAATGCCCTTGACCGTGGCGTTGAAGATCCTGCAAAGGTTCACTTCAGCCTGATGGAAGCTAACTTTTATGCTGGCGACTTTAAACAAGCGTATGTGCATATTCAGGAAGCTAAAAAGGACCGAAGCTTGCGTCGTAACGCAAATGCGTGGGAACCTTACATCAAGCAAAAAGCTAAAAACCGTGGTATTAATATCTAG
- a CDS encoding acyl-CoA thioesterase, which yields MRFLTRRLVMPNDLNYAHSLFGGRLLQWIDEEAAIYAICQLETNCLVTKHIGAITFESPAMQGDIVEFGLATKAVGKTSITVSCLVRNKATKKSICLADDIVFVKLDPSSRLPVAHGKTLESLAEQTAQAFAENGI from the coding sequence ATGAGATTTTTGACCCGCCGACTGGTTATGCCGAACGATTTAAACTACGCCCACTCTTTATTTGGCGGGCGTTTGCTGCAATGGATAGACGAAGAAGCCGCAATCTATGCAATATGTCAGTTGGAAACCAATTGTCTGGTAACCAAACATATTGGCGCAATTACCTTTGAGTCGCCGGCGATGCAGGGCGATATTGTGGAGTTTGGACTAGCCACCAAAGCGGTAGGTAAAACCTCCATAACAGTCAGCTGTCTGGTACGTAATAAAGCCACCAAAAAATCGATTTGTTTAGCCGACGATATTGTTTTTGTGAAACTTGATCCCTCCAGTCGTCTGCCCGTCGCCCATGGCAAAACCCTGGAGTCGTTGGCAGAGCAGACCGCCCAGGCGTTTGCTGAAAACGGCATATAA